The Allochromatium tepidum genome has a window encoding:
- a CDS encoding HD-GYP domain-containing protein, which translates to MSIPEHVCLHEVIDVVLTTLDARDPYTYEHSCRVAIFSDLMARELQLPPAIQQRIRVAAQLHDIGKIAIADQVLNKAGRLDRDEMIEIQRHPRIGYNILVRLPTFHEIATIVLHHHERFDGEGYPQRLAGEAIPLESRIIAVADAFDAMTSNRPYRKALSVDESLAEIRRHAGEQFDPVIAASLTRLRDLVSEQLGSGPTPINGQHHAYVGHEDLMHSRIVQNASVFGKQEPPGRARITKHLDAPRATHPDGDQNTGIDPQPTTH; encoded by the coding sequence GTGAGTATTCCAGAACATGTTTGTCTGCATGAAGTCATCGACGTCGTCCTGACGACGCTGGACGCACGAGACCCCTATACCTATGAGCATTCCTGCCGGGTCGCGATCTTCTCGGACCTGATGGCGCGTGAACTCCAGCTGCCCCCCGCCATCCAGCAACGGATACGGGTCGCCGCCCAGTTGCACGACATTGGCAAGATCGCTATCGCGGATCAGGTGCTGAACAAGGCTGGCCGGCTCGATCGCGACGAAATGATCGAGATCCAGCGTCATCCGCGCATCGGCTACAACATCCTCGTGCGTCTCCCGACCTTCCATGAGATCGCGACCATCGTGCTGCACCATCACGAACGCTTCGACGGCGAGGGTTATCCGCAGCGACTGGCCGGCGAAGCCATCCCCCTGGAATCCAGGATCATCGCCGTTGCGGATGCCTTCGATGCCATGACCTCGAACCGGCCCTACCGCAAGGCGCTGTCGGTCGACGAGTCGCTGGCCGAGATCCGGCGGCATGCCGGTGAGCAGTTCGATCCGGTCATCGCGGCAAGCCTGACACGGCTACGCGACCTGGTGTCTGAGCAACTAGGCAGCGGCCCGACGCCCATCAATGGACAGCACCACGCCTATGTTGGGCACGAGGATCTGATGCACTCACGCATCGTCCAGAACGCGAGCGTCTTCGGGAAACAGGAGCCGCCCGGCCGCGCTCGGATCACCAAACACCTGGATGCGCCGCGCGCAACGCATCCAGATGGCGACCAGAACACCGGGATCGACCCGCAGCCGACTACCCACTGA
- a CDS encoding cupin domain-containing protein, producing MQESDWEVFQLDELLAKVERQGVNFKEFLRTPSLSCAIYHIPVGSRDMASAHEEDELYLVLEGKGQLRIGETEHRVRQGTLMYVHAACDHAFFDIQEDLTVLAFFGAPVLELGRGRRMRHGQRTETATDAGL from the coding sequence ATGCAAGAGAGCGATTGGGAAGTCTTCCAGCTCGACGAATTGCTCGCCAAGGTCGAGCGTCAGGGCGTCAACTTCAAGGAATTCCTGCGCACGCCGTCGCTGTCCTGCGCCATCTACCACATCCCGGTCGGTTCCAGGGACATGGCCAGCGCCCATGAAGAGGACGAACTCTATCTGGTGCTGGAGGGCAAGGGACAGCTCCGTATCGGCGAGACCGAGCATCGCGTCCGGCAGGGCACGCTCATGTACGTGCACGCGGCCTGTGATCACGCCTTCTTCGATATCCAGGAAGACCTGACCGTGCTGGCCTTCTTCGGAGCGCCGGTGTTGGAGCTGGGGCGTGGGCGCCGGATGCGGCATGGGCAGCGAACCGAGACCGCGACGGACGCCGGTCTCTGA
- the hemP gene encoding hemin uptake protein HemP, translating to MTIRLFRPQSPHNPAESLTMPTTTPAASRRPEHLQKSALSQIPRTIDVRSLLGNDPFVMIEHGDCRYILRMTRNNKLILTK from the coding sequence ATGACCATCCGGCTATTCCGTCCTCAATCACCGCACAACCCAGCCGAGAGCCTGACGATGCCTACGACCACACCAGCCGCCAGTCGCCGTCCCGAGCACCTCCAAAAGAGCGCACTGTCCCAGATACCGCGCACGATCGACGTCCGATCGCTGCTCGGCAATGATCCGTTCGTGATGATCGAGCACGGTGATTGTCGCTACATCCTGCGGATGACGCGCAACAACAAGCTGATTCTGACCAAGTAA
- a CDS encoding outer membrane protein assembly factor BamE, giving the protein MRKIFSFPILAALMVSIAVTGCARDTKPGATRTSVLEDLPFVYRMTVQQGNILTEEMVDALELGMTKRQVNFVLGTPPLVSFFHTNRWDYTYTIRRGHQPMEQRNLTLYFEDDRLVRIEGDLKPDPTRAAARTSEQILIEVPDYEAREGVIRKGLKTIGLDPKD; this is encoded by the coding sequence ATGCGAAAGATTTTCAGTTTTCCAATACTGGCCGCCCTGATGGTCTCGATCGCCGTCACGGGATGCGCGCGCGACACCAAACCGGGTGCAACGCGGACCTCGGTCCTGGAAGACCTGCCCTTCGTCTACAGGATGACGGTCCAGCAGGGCAACATCCTCACCGAGGAGATGGTCGACGCGCTCGAACTCGGCATGACCAAGCGTCAGGTCAACTTCGTACTGGGCACGCCGCCGCTGGTCAGCTTCTTCCACACCAATCGCTGGGATTACACCTATACCATCAGGCGTGGCCATCAGCCGATGGAACAGCGCAATCTGACGCTCTATTTCGAGGACGATCGACTGGTGCGTATCGAAGGTGATCTCAAGCCCGACCCGACCCGCGCCGCCGCGCGCACGTCCGAGCAGATCCTGATCGAGGTGCCCGACTATGAGGCACGCGAGGGTGTGATCCGCAAGGGTCTCAAAACCATCGGACTGGATCCCAAGGACTAA
- the fur gene encoding ferric iron uptake transcriptional regulator: MESEQIKQAGLKVTAPRVKILNILEHSGKRHMSAEDVYKELLSQNEEIGLATVYRVLTQFESAGLVCRRYFESGQSVFELNSGEHHDHLVCIKCGAIVEFLDPTIETRQKRIAAEHHFKIEDHSLVVYGICPNCQGKR; encoded by the coding sequence TTGGAAAGCGAGCAGATCAAGCAGGCCGGACTCAAGGTCACGGCACCGCGTGTCAAGATCCTGAACATCCTCGAGCACAGCGGTAAACGCCACATGAGCGCCGAGGACGTCTACAAGGAACTCCTGAGCCAGAACGAAGAGATCGGTCTGGCCACCGTCTATCGCGTGCTGACCCAGTTCGAGAGCGCCGGACTCGTCTGTCGCCGTTACTTCGAGAGCGGTCAGTCGGTCTTCGAACTCAACAGCGGCGAGCATCACGATCATCTGGTCTGCATCAAGTGCGGCGCGATCGTCGAATTCCTCGACCCCACGATCGAGACGCGCCAGAAGCGGATCGCCGCCGAGCATCATTTCAAGATCGAAGACCACTCGCTCGTGGTCTACGGCATCTGCCCGAACTGTCAGGGCAAGCGCTGA
- the mfd gene encoding transcription-repair coupling factor has product MSSSSPSESHSPLDPPLPRRPGERRLWGGLHGAGTALAIAGAAERHPGLVLVVVDAVQTAATRRAELGFFLDGRERPILDFPDWETLPYDVFSPLPELVSERLLTLHRLPTLEHGVLIVPVATLMQRLPPRDYVDGHSLVLAVGDRLDLDATRRRLERAGYSCVSQVIGHGEYAVRGSLLDVFPMGSQVPLRIDLFDEEVESIRVFDPETQRSRDKLDRIRLLPARELPLDEEAIAGFRQRYRAAIAGDPQRSLIYREVSKGQAPGGLEYYLPLFFEQTATLFDYLPEDTLVVESIECRETARTFFEGVEQRYEQRRHDAERPLLPPSQLYLTPEELAGRLNRLSGVLHQPDAVDARRKGYADACNFATHPLPPLTIQARAAQPAQALQAFLTDGERRVLFVAESSGRRELLAEQLKGFDIQARPVSGWRAFLDGDAALALTVAPIEQGLLLEDARLAVITESRLYGERVRQERRRRERERDSDAIVRNLTELTEGAPVVHEEHGVGRYLGLQTLEVGGLTTEFLTLEYANGDKLYVPVGSLQLISRYTGASPENAPLHRLGGDQWERIKRKAAQKAHDVAAELLDIHARRAARRGIAFPKGGEDYAAFAAAFPFEETPDQQRAIESVLADMADPKPMDRVVCGDVGFGKTEVAMRAAFMAVHGGRQVVVLVPTTLLAQQHFENFSDRFADWPVRVESLSRFRTAKERKAVLDGLADGTIDIVVGTHKLLQPTIRFKNLGLAIIDEEHRFGVRHKEQLKNLRSEVDVLTLTATPIPRTLNMAMSGLRDLSIIATPPVERHPIKTFVSPWNDALVQEAVLRELKRGGQVYFLHNEVETIENQAQKLQALIPEARVAVAHGQMRERELERIMRDFYHQRSNLLVCTTIIESGIDVPSANTILINRADKLGLAQLHQLRGRVGRSHHRAYAYLITPPTKAMTADAKKRLEAIESMEDLGAGFTLATHDLEIRGAGELLGDEQSGQITAVGFTLYMELLERAVEALKSGRAPELDRPLDHGTEIDLGIPALLPSDYLPDVQARLVLYKRIAGARDREELRELQVEMIDRFGLLPEPAKNLLEITELKLLVQPWGIRKIEAGPASGRLLFTESPRIDPARLIGLIQSRPKEYKLEGGDKLKFFRDMAEPGARIREVRRVLEPLLA; this is encoded by the coding sequence ATGTCGTCGTCTTCTCCATCCGAATCGCACTCTCCGCTCGATCCACCGCTGCCGCGCCGTCCGGGCGAGCGCCGGCTCTGGGGCGGGCTCCATGGCGCCGGCACGGCCCTGGCCATCGCCGGCGCCGCCGAGCGTCATCCCGGACTGGTGCTGGTGGTGGTCGATGCCGTCCAGACCGCCGCGACCCGGCGTGCCGAGCTGGGGTTCTTCCTGGACGGGCGCGAGCGGCCGATCCTCGATTTCCCGGACTGGGAGACCCTGCCCTACGACGTCTTCTCGCCGCTGCCCGAGCTGGTCTCGGAGCGGCTGCTGACCCTGCATCGTCTGCCGACGCTGGAGCATGGGGTGCTGATCGTCCCGGTCGCGACCCTGATGCAGCGTCTGCCGCCGCGCGACTATGTCGATGGGCATTCGCTGGTGCTCGCCGTCGGCGACCGGCTCGATCTCGACGCCACGCGCCGACGGCTGGAGCGGGCGGGCTATTCGTGCGTCTCGCAGGTCATCGGGCATGGCGAATATGCGGTGCGCGGCTCGCTGCTGGACGTCTTTCCGATGGGCAGTCAGGTTCCTCTGCGCATCGACCTGTTCGACGAAGAGGTCGAGAGTATCCGCGTTTTCGATCCCGAGACACAACGCTCCAGGGACAAACTCGACCGCATCCGACTGCTGCCGGCGCGTGAGTTGCCGCTCGACGAGGAGGCCATCGCCGGTTTCCGACAGCGTTATCGGGCCGCCATCGCCGGCGATCCGCAGCGCAGTCTCATCTATCGCGAGGTCTCCAAGGGGCAGGCGCCGGGCGGGCTGGAATACTATCTGCCGCTGTTCTTCGAGCAGACGGCCACGCTCTTCGATTATCTGCCCGAGGATACCCTGGTCGTCGAGTCGATCGAGTGTCGCGAGACGGCGCGAACCTTCTTCGAGGGCGTCGAGCAGCGCTACGAACAACGGCGGCATGACGCTGAGCGTCCGCTGCTGCCGCCGTCCCAGCTCTATCTGACACCGGAGGAACTGGCCGGGCGGCTCAACCGGCTCTCGGGCGTGCTCCATCAGCCGGACGCGGTCGACGCACGGCGCAAGGGCTATGCGGATGCCTGCAACTTCGCCACCCATCCCCTGCCCCCGCTGACCATCCAGGCGCGTGCCGCGCAACCGGCGCAGGCCCTGCAAGCCTTCCTCACCGACGGCGAGCGGCGCGTGCTCTTCGTCGCCGAGAGCAGCGGACGGCGCGAACTGCTGGCCGAGCAGCTCAAGGGCTTCGACATCCAGGCCCGTCCGGTGTCGGGCTGGCGGGCGTTCCTCGACGGCGATGCCGCACTCGCCCTGACGGTGGCCCCCATCGAACAGGGTCTGCTGCTGGAGGACGCGCGGCTCGCCGTCATCACCGAAAGCCGGCTCTATGGCGAACGGGTGCGCCAGGAACGGCGTCGACGTGAGCGCGAACGCGACAGCGACGCCATCGTCCGCAACCTCACCGAGCTGACCGAGGGCGCGCCCGTCGTCCACGAGGAACACGGCGTCGGACGCTATCTGGGACTCCAGACACTGGAGGTCGGCGGTCTGACCACCGAGTTCCTGACGCTCGAATATGCCAACGGCGACAAGCTCTATGTCCCGGTCGGTTCATTGCAGCTGATCTCGCGCTATACGGGCGCCTCGCCCGAGAACGCCCCGCTGCACCGACTCGGCGGCGATCAATGGGAGCGGATCAAGCGCAAGGCGGCGCAGAAGGCGCACGACGTGGCCGCCGAGCTGCTCGACATCCATGCCCGACGCGCGGCGCGCCGGGGGATCGCCTTCCCCAAGGGCGGCGAGGACTATGCCGCCTTCGCCGCCGCCTTCCCGTTCGAGGAGACCCCGGACCAACAGCGCGCCATCGAGTCGGTGCTGGCCGACATGGCCGATCCAAAGCCGATGGATCGCGTGGTCTGCGGCGACGTGGGCTTCGGCAAGACCGAGGTGGCCATGCGCGCGGCCTTCATGGCGGTGCACGGCGGGCGGCAGGTCGTCGTACTGGTGCCCACGACCCTGCTGGCGCAACAGCATTTCGAGAACTTCTCCGACCGCTTCGCCGACTGGCCGGTACGCGTCGAGAGTCTGTCGCGTTTCCGCACGGCGAAGGAACGGAAAGCGGTCCTGGACGGACTGGCGGACGGCACCATCGACATCGTGGTCGGTACCCACAAGCTGCTCCAGCCGACGATCCGCTTCAAGAACCTGGGTCTGGCCATCATCGACGAAGAGCACCGCTTCGGCGTGCGCCACAAGGAGCAGCTGAAGAACCTGCGCAGCGAGGTCGATGTCCTGACGCTGACCGCTACGCCGATCCCGCGCACGCTCAACATGGCCATGTCCGGTCTGCGCGATCTGTCGATCATCGCCACCCCGCCGGTCGAGCGTCATCCGATCAAGACCTTCGTCAGTCCCTGGAACGATGCCCTGGTGCAGGAAGCCGTACTGCGCGAGTTGAAGCGCGGCGGTCAGGTCTACTTCCTGCACAACGAGGTCGAGACCATCGAGAACCAGGCCCAGAAGCTCCAAGCCCTGATCCCGGAGGCGCGGGTGGCGGTCGCCCATGGTCAGATGCGCGAACGCGAGCTGGAGCGCATCATGCGCGACTTCTATCACCAGCGCTCCAACCTGCTGGTGTGCACCACCATCATCGAGAGCGGCATCGACGTGCCCTCGGCCAACACCATCCTCATCAACCGCGCCGACAAGCTGGGTCTGGCCCAGTTGCACCAGTTGCGCGGTCGGGTCGGACGCTCGCACCATCGCGCCTACGCCTATCTCATCACGCCGCCGACCAAGGCCATGACGGCGGATGCGAAAAAACGGCTGGAGGCCATCGAGTCGATGGAGGATCTGGGCGCGGGCTTCACGCTGGCGACCCATGATCTGGAGATCCGCGGCGCGGGCGAGCTGCTGGGCGACGAGCAGTCGGGCCAGATCACCGCGGTCGGTTTCACGCTCTACATGGAACTGCTGGAACGCGCGGTCGAGGCGCTGAAGTCAGGACGCGCGCCCGAGCTGGATCGCCCGCTCGATCACGGCACCGAGATCGATCTCGGGATTCCGGCGCTCCTGCCGAGTGACTATCTGCCGGACGTGCAGGCGCGGCTGGTGCTGTACAAGCGCATCGCCGGCGCGCGCGACCGCGAGGAACTGCGCGAATTGCAGGTGGAGATGATCGACCGCTTCGGCTTGCTGCCCGAACCGGCGAAGAATCTGCTGGAGATCACCGAGTTGAAGCTCCTGGTCCAGCCCTGGGGTATCCGCAAGATCGAGGCCGGACCGGCGAGCGGGCGTCTGCTCTTCACCGAATCGCCCAGGATCGATCCGGCCAGACTCATCGGTCTGATCCAGAGCCGGCCCAAGGAATACAAGCTGGAAGGCGGCGACAAGCTGAAATTCTTCCGCGATATGGCCGAGCCTGGAGCACGGATTCGCGAGGTTCGGCGCGTACTGGAGCCGCTGCTGGCATAG
- a CDS encoding response regulator yields MAKTILTVDDSASIRQMVSFTLKEAGYTVTEAVDGQDGLDKARAGKFDLIFTDQNMPRMDGLSLIKQLRALPTYKSVPILMLTTESSDAMKSQGRAAGATGWLVKPFDPAKLLEVVRKVIG; encoded by the coding sequence ATGGCTAAGACGATTCTAACCGTGGACGATTCGGCGTCCATTCGACAGATGGTCTCCTTCACGCTGAAGGAAGCGGGCTATACGGTCACTGAGGCGGTCGACGGACAGGACGGTCTGGACAAGGCGCGTGCCGGCAAGTTCGATCTCATCTTCACCGATCAGAACATGCCGCGCATGGACGGACTGAGCCTCATCAAGCAGTTGCGCGCCCTGCCGACCTACAAGTCGGTGCCCATCCTGATGTTGACCACAGAGTCGAGCGACGCCATGAAGAGCCAGGGCCGGGCGGCGGGTGCGACCGGCTGGCTGGTCAAACCCTTCGACCCGGCCAAGCTGCTGGAAGTCGTCCGCAAAGTGATCGGTTGA